The segment AAACACGACGACCGCCTGAATGAATATCCATTTCCGTCGAACGAATATTTCCCAATATTTACGTATTTCCATAGTCAAACAGAGTATACAGATTTTCAGTGTTTAGAAATCTGGGTAATCAGTTTATATAAATCAAATATATGCGGCGCACAACCGAGAACGACGTTCGCATTCGCGTTCCGAATACTCTCTTGGGTACTTAATCCCACCGCACAGTTCCCAAATAACCAGATATCACCTATCCATGTAGGTAAATTCGCTACATTCGGCATAGGGATACCAACATAAATTGTTAACGGCGTATATTTTTCCAGTTTCTTTTCGAAATGAAGTTTATCCAGGGTATGCCGTAACGCAGATAGACATCCACTACACGCTCCACCCTCGATAACATTTACCTTGTTGAATACACCAACACTACTGATTACCGGCCGTTTAAATTTCCGTTGTACTCGATTAATTTGCGTTCCTTGAATATTAATTTTCGTTAGGTCGCTCAACCCAAACCCGGAACATGCCGCAATTCGATTCGTTGCCACCTTATCTGGTTCAATCCCCATCACCGCACAACCTACACTATCCACTGCTACCGGGTCAGTTCCCGCAATGAGCGTATTCATATCCGCAATGGTAGTGCCTGACAACGGCGATTGTCCTTCCATCGCATAAATCCCATCTATGACCGTTAATTGGGGCTTGACAGCGCGTAGGATATCTACTAATTTTAAATTCACATCGTTTCGATGGAATAATAACCGTTCGTGGTCATAGAGCAATCCGTGGAGATTCTTGATTCCAAGCGTTACCAGTGTATGCATATGCGTTTTCATTTTCGGCAGATTAATCAATAGTTCCGCTTCCAGCACCGCTTTCGGCAAATCCATTTCGGTCATAACTAGCGCATCGGGCACTTTAACTCGAACCGCAGGTTCACTATCAAACGAAACGAGTTTCGCACCATATTTCCTCAACGATTTATCCAGTCCGGATAAGGCAAACGCTTCCTTAGCAGATAATTTATATCCCGGATTTTCACCAACC is part of the bacterium genome and harbors:
- a CDS encoding DUF362 domain-containing protein — protein: MQSIVGIAYRDEIPETPVTYTNKSLSVIYSMLEEAIGYTVTLSQLVKHKSVLIKPNLVRPNLNQFPAITTDARVILSLVQLLRDAGAREIKVGENPGYKLSAKEAFALSGLDKSLRKYGAKLVSFDSEPAVRVKVPDALVMTEMDLPKAVLEAELLINLPKMKTHMHTLVTLGIKNLHGLLYDHERLLFHRNDVNLKLVDILRAVKPQLTVIDGIYAMEGQSPLSGTTIADMNTLIAGTDPVAVDSVGCAVMGIEPDKVATNRIAACSGFGLSDLTKINIQGTQINRVQRKFKRPVISSVGVFNKVNVIEGGACSGCLSALRHTLDKLHFEKKLEKYTPLTIYVGIPMPNVANLPTWIGDIWLFGNCAVGLSTQESIRNANANVVLGCAPHIFDLYKLITQISKH